From a region of the Salvelinus alpinus chromosome 2, SLU_Salpinus.1, whole genome shotgun sequence genome:
- the LOC139545213 gene encoding B-cell receptor CD22-like, with amino-acid sequence MLLSTPDLQVKVTTTWWSTTLTCSTTCTLTDNPTYIWYRNSEIVQEDSSPSYSVDLKTEDRFFCAVNGINSPAVSVEGHSYFHVTYTHQSVCTLNGSSVDISCSYTFPRGHTVSETKWYTKGKLDEAPQILNPGFGGRVEYLGNMQSDSILRITDLREEDSAEYKFRFRTDQTTWEPTFPGTTLTVTVLQVKVTPVTVSEGQNVTLTCSTTCTLTDNPYPTYIWYKNGHVTNQSNSLFLNPVSSEDAGRYSCAVEGHEDLYSAEETLTVRYGPKNTSVSVSPSGEIVEGSSVTLTCSSDANPPVNKYTWYKKNVTSPKASEQSYSMTNIISEDSGEYYCEAQNRKGSMNSTALMIIVAGDPQQEVMPQQTHSVHPDPNSDTYTALNMKTRSPEYDTLANVRDTLSQSLR; translated from the exons ATGTTGTTATCTACTCCAGACCTGCAGGTGAAGGTGACCACTACATGGTGGTCAAcgacactgacctgtagcaccacctgtactctgactgacaaccccacctacatctggtacaggAACAGTGAGATTGTACAAGAGGACTCCTCCCCCTCGTACTCAGTCGACTTAAAAACTGAAGACAGATTCTTCTGTGCTGTAAACGGCATCAattctcctgcagtgt CTGTTGAGGGTCACAGTTATTTCCACGTGACTTACACCCATCAGAGTGTCTGTACCTTGAATGGGTCATCAGTGGACATATCCTGCTCTTATACATTTCCCAGGGGTCATACAGTCTCTGAAACAAAATGGTATACAAAAGGAAAACTTGATGAGGCGCCTCAAATCCTGAACCCGGGGTTTGGAGGTCGTGTGGAGTACCTTGGAAATATGCAGAGTGACTCCATcctgagaatcacagacctgagagaggaggattcagCTGAGTATAAGTTTAGATTCAGAACAGATCAGACAACCTGGGAGCCCACCTTCCCTGGAACAACTCTGACTGTCACAG TTctgcaggtgaaggtgactcctGTCACTGTGTCAGAGGGACAGAATGtgacactgacctgtagcaccacctgtactctgactgacaacccctaccccacctacatctggtacaagaatgGACATGTAACCAACCAATCTAACAGTCTGTTCCTAAACCCAGTCAGCAGTGAGGATGCAGGCAGATACTCCTGTGCTGTAGAAGGCCATGAGGATCTCTACTCTGCTGAAGAGACTCTCACTGTCAGAT ATGGCCCAaagaacacctcagtgtcagtcagtccctctggtgaaatagtggagggcagttcagtgactctgacctgcagcagtgatgccaacccacctgtgaacaaatacacctggtacaagaagaaCGTAACCTCACCAAAAGCATCGGAACAGAGTTACAGCATGACTAACATCATCTCTGAGGACAGTGGAGAATATTACTGTGAGGCCCAGAATAGAAAAGGATCTATGAACTCTACAGCTCTGATGATCATTGTAGCAG GAGATCCACAGCAGGAAGTGATGCCACAACAGACACACAG tgTCCATCCTGATCCTAACAGTGACACGTACACAGCTCTGAACATGAAGACCAGGTCACCAGAGTATGACACCCTGGCA AATGTGAGGGACACACTGTCACAATCCCTCAGATAG